In Tribolium castaneum strain GA2 chromosome 4, icTriCast1.1, whole genome shotgun sequence, one DNA window encodes the following:
- the LOC103315062 gene encoding uncharacterized protein LOC103315062: MFSNKLTFLLILNVLIGKFTESSRGKRTLIWEPGNSRLQIITGIGVPLDLQLETVIIGWIIKGYYRLPSNVSDIKPFGNIYYERKKRSLSRWDIYDLLAQMWQMRGFGGKSCILRAICELSHSPLDRNYGLFDELMHVVFSPSTTKEKVRSHSDNEYYAAQKLGRNSGESCKAKFDDCAHNLLDIFTV, encoded by the exons ATGTTCTCCAACAAACTAACTTTCCTCCTAATTTTGAACGTGTTGATTGGAAAATTCACGGAGTCAAGTCGGGGAAAAAGGACCTTGATTTGGGAGCCGGGAAATAGCAGATTACAA ATTATTACAGGGATTGGTGTCCCCCTGGACCTCCAATTAGAAACCGTAATCATCGGCTGGATAATTAAAGGCTACTATCGATTGCCCTCCAACGTGTCTGATATCAAACCTTTCGGGAATATTTACTACGAGAGAAAGAAACGGTCACTTTCCAGATGGGATATTTATGATCTTTTGGCTCAGATGTGGCAAAt GCGTGGATTTGGCGGTAAATCTTGCATATTGAGGGCCATTTGTGAATTATCGCATAGTCCGCTTGATAGAAATTATGGACTTTTTGATGAATTGATGCACGTGGTTTTCAG TCCAAGTACGACGAAGGAAAAAGTTCGATCACATAGCGATAATGAATATTATGCTGCTCAGAAGCTGGGGAGGAACTCGGGCGAGTCCTGCAAGGCGAAATTCGATGATTGTGCACACAATTTATTGGATATATTTACtgtctaa
- the LOC662629 gene encoding uncharacterized protein LOC662629, whose product MKLWLSCVGVFMLFVPEINSGGPPNDRGILSRRKRYVAFPDGSTLIWAFCMTAQTIIPGGIFTEGVNYGVSYDLPNRTTFREYFDDKKNFILRRRHRRDLYSKAEVIMDSMGFDGRTCIYRALCEAARIARKGSTLSEQLIRLVFKFPGQTISAFEPEEHRLYHSAYRRARQNKQQDCADMFPACTISLVDLALGYYNDYAQEAHQLASNADLKITVFSRSRMVIDWRMAAASSLFRFIIIVIFTSLVSSNELLSRKKRYLVFPEGSSLSIAICMTAQTGITPGEIFTEGINWGISYELPNDTKPFKELLDKPKEVMQRRHRRELYTKIETIMRSMGYNGRDCVLRALCEASRLKPKGESLVDEILRIVFRYPEYNIGDEGSQVQYNTPAKKRIKFKEECCELFPGCPFSLIDLALGYYSTFNHFDL is encoded by the exons GACCTCCGAATGACAGAGGAATTCTTTCGCGTCGTAAAAGATATGTGGCTTTCCCGGATGGATCCACGTTGATT TGGGCGTTTTGTATGACGGCGCAAACGATTATTCCCGGCGGAATTTTCACCGAAGGGGTGAATTACGGCGTCTCCTACGATTTGCCTAATCGAACCACATTTCGGGAATATTTCGacgacaagaaaaattttatcttgcGGAGGAGACACAGGCGGGATTTGTACAGCAAGGCTGAAGTTATAATGGACTC cATGGGCTTCGACGGCAGGACGTGCATCTACCGTGCTTTGTGCGAAGCTGCTCGGATAGCTCGCAAAGGCTCCACTCTATCAGAACAATTGATCCGTCTTGTGTTCAA GTTTCCGGGACAGACCATATCGGCATTCGAGCCTGAAGAGCATCGCTTATATCATTCAGCTTATCGACGGGCACGACAAAACAAGCAACAGGATTGTGCCGACATGTTTCCAGCTTGTACGATATCGCTTGTGGATCTTGCGCTGGGATATTACAACGATTATGCACAGGAAGCTCATCAGCTCGCATCAAACGCcgattta AAAATAACCGTTTTCTCGCGTTCCCGCATGGTTATTGACTGGAGGATGGCAGCGGCTTCGAGCCTATTTCGATTCATCATAATCGTAATTTTTACGAGCTTGGTCTCCTCTAACGAGCTTTTATCTCGTAAAAAGCGATATCTCGTGTTTCCCGAAGGCTCGAGTTTATCC atCGCAATATGCATGACTGCTCAAACGGGAATAACTCCAGGTGAAATATTCACTGAAGGTATAAACTGGGGCATCTCGTACGAACTCCCAAATGACACGAAACCATTTAAAGAACTCTTGGATAAACCGAAGGAAGTGATGCAGAGGCGGCATCGCCGCGAACTTTACACGAAAATAGAAACCATAATGCGATc AATGGGCTACAATGGACGCGATTGTGTTTTGAGAGCTTTGTGCGAGGCTTCTCGGCTAAAACCTAAGGGGGAGAGTCTCGTCGATGAAATTTTACGAATAGTGTTCAG ATATCCGGAGTATAATATAGGAGACGAGGGGAGCCAAGTTCAATATAATACACCGGCgaaaaaacgaatcaaattcAAGGAGGAATGTTGCGAGTTGTTTCCTGGTTGCCCTTTCTCACTGATTGATCTCGCCCTCGGCTATTACTCCACTTTCAATCATTTTGATTTGTGA